DNA from Thunnus maccoyii chromosome 5, fThuMac1.1, whole genome shotgun sequence:
CCAGAGGCATCAGTGGTATAAATGTGGACGCATGTGAATAATTTAGTGTAGGCTGTTTTGaagtgacaaaacaaaaccaaaagccaaacaaaagcaaaaagagGATGCgggcaagagaaagagagagagatccacAGTGGTCACCAGGCCCAGGTGCTCCAGGTTTCATTAGGCAGAAGGAGTTAGCCATCAAccaaacattaataaataaccTGCTCAACCTCCTGAGCCTCAGCCACCTCTTCATAACCTAATATGTTATGTATTTTGAATGTTTATAAGTAAaggcacatcacacacacaaaaaaaaccacacagacacttaacatttacattcatttataaaagagaaacacaacCATACTATAAGCACACATTGTTCTgcattgttgaaaatgttgataATGAAGATGAACTGTCTCATGCAAAATGGGCCAAAAGAAACATTGGAAGACAAATGCACCAAATATATCACAAAACACGCTTCTTTAAAGATCTGAATGTGTGATAccgtgatttttttttttttttttttccattttcccgGTAAAAACAGAGGAGATATCAGCAGAGAGATGTGCATTAACTGGCAAATGATATGAGAATGGCAACAACACATTATTACGTCAACACAGGAAATGTTTCTTGTTAACCATTAATATGACAAAGAAGAACGGGACAGCTGTATGTAGCATTTGGTCAAAGAAGCTTGACATCTTTTTGTGTGAAAGGATAATGAGTTCCTTTTTCACCTGGGTCATGAACTTCTGCTTGCAACATAATTGTGAACAAAGAAGGCACCTTAGACTTATTGGTATTATCTTATGGGCCCATCATACTGGTTGTCAAACTGTCATCttaagaaaataattacatCTGTGACACCCTTTGGGATCAATGATAAAGTGCCACcgacaaaaaacacatcaacataaATTAATTCCTTCATTCACACTCACAAACCCAACCGCACCCACACATTTGGCCTGTTCAGGGACAGGCAGGAACACACACTAACATGTCATCTGGTAGTGTCTTTAGCTAAaatctcccccctcccctcccctccccgcTGGATTCAGTATTTTCGGATCAGATCTCACTTGCTATTGCTAAAATCTACAGTTTCTCACCTTTTCAGAGGTTCCATATGACAAAACAGTAAACTAGTGCAAATCTTCTGTTAAGGCGAATTTTCTCACTGTGAGGAGCTCAGATCTGGATCCTTTTTCGGAGGCAGAGTACTTACCATATTTTCACATCAAAGTTACAAAATTGTGTCAAAGGATACTGGTGCTGTTAAGTCCATCTGATATGGGATATTGACTTGCGCTGTTGTACTATTTCTTTGCTTGAGAAGAAAAAGTGTATTGGAAATCTAACAGGAGATAATTCAGTATTAATATCTGTGAGGACAacgaagaggaaaaaaaaaaaaaaaagtgtaatacCTACTTTGAGACACTCGTACCTTGTTACACAATGAGTAAACACAGTTACAGTTTCACATTAGTAAACCTAATAATACTCCTACCATATGgttctgaaaatgtttaaaatgctaCAAATACCACTTTCTTGTAAAAGATACACAAATCATTCAGAGGATGCCAAGTTAAAATGGCATTGCCACACTTAACACTGGACAACACCAATGTTTTGACTGTTGAGAATatatatttcaacttttttcgTCTTGGAAAACTAAATGCACATCAAGAATTTTCAGAAAGTCTAGCTGCATGACTGTGACAGAAGCAAGCGTACCAAGTCCAGTCGTTCCATCTCGAGTCTCTCCAGTTTAATCAAACTCATGTCAGACTGCTCGGGTTGCTGTATTTGGCTTTTGTACTAAGCAGCCTGCCACACTAGCTTATTCAAATAGAGACTGAGTACAGATGTAGACAAGCTGACTTTTGTTATTGAGAGCTGATTGGAAGATGGGATGGAAATCGAGGAGCAGGGACTTTAGATATCTTAAGGGCATTCAACTTTCCAACTCTTAAAAAATCTAGCTATTTATCAAAATATATCcatcttagtgtgtgtgtgtatgtgtgtatgtgtgcgtgtatgcgTGTGTACTCTCAAAGGAGTGTGgatatgagaaaataatctgtaaacttctctctttcacactgtGCAAACTGCATTGTTTtggggggggagagggaggagaagtgGGAGAAAAATGCAGCAGGTTAAATTTGGCAGCGCAGCAGTTGAAGGGGAGATGACAGTTACATAGAGaaaagaggggagaggggaggaggaggaggggcgggGAGTAGCTGGTTTAGCCTAGCTCTGAAGCAGGATGGGGTCCTCTAGCTCATGGAAGCCAGGCACAGAGCTGCTCTGGCTCTCCCCAGAATCTGAATCATAGGGCGTGTCAGGTAGCTCCGTGAAGCCCCAAGCCAGCTGGTCATCCTCAAAATCGGAGCGCACCTGCACGGGCACGTCGGCACAGTCTTCCTCCTCATTGGAGTGGAAGTCCTGAGGGATGTAGAGCATCTCGGGGTAGTTGCGTGACACCAGGTCGCTGGTGGTTGCGAGAGACACCTTACGGAAGGCGATGAGATGCATGTGGGAATACTTGACGTATTTGTAGCGCTTGAAGCCCAGCGACTCCACCGCGACACGCCAGCTGCGCATCATGAGGGCGTGGCGGTTTTGGTGGGAGGAATCGGGCGTGATGATGAGCAGCAGGCCGTGCAGCTCCAGCAGCTCGTGGGCCTTCTTGCAGCAGATCCAGCGCTGGTATGGTGAGGGGAAGTAGGAGAGGAGCAGGGAGAAGACCACCACGTGGAAAAGCTGGGCAGGCAGAGCGTCGATGGGGTTGTGGAGCTGGCGGAGGAAGGCCTCTACCGCGTCGCCTGCCAGCTGGAGAGGCTGCTGGAGCTGAAGGTTGAGGAAGTCACACTTGTACACACTctaaagggagagagaaaaggcagaaaatCAGCACATAAAAAAGGTTCACACCTGATATGTTGCTCTTTTGCATGAACTGCCGTTGTCACTGCCGATAAAGTTTCTCCGCTTGCAGCTGCAGAGTGTGCTGCACTTTTCGTTCTGCTTTCTGCTGAAATTGTTCACCGAAGCTGTCTAACCACAACACCAATAGCCTGCATGAGTTATTTCTGGTGTTGCTTTTGCTTTGTAATGCCAAGCATTGACCCAGCAGACAGGAAAACCTCATACATTTAACATGTCAACAAAAAGCGAAcagaatgaataataataactctTACCTCAACTGCAGGCACTATGTCAATACCAACTGTAAGGAATTCATCAAACTTCAAGAAAGGGTTGAAGCAGCTTCCCACGTCAAGAAGGCGCATTTTCCCCAGTTGAGAGATTGAGCTGCAACGAACAAACTGTATTaaaacttcacacacacaaattgctTACTGTAAGACAAACATGTAACTTTTGTATCCAACACGGTCTCTTTGCCCTGCATGATGAGCCATATAATTAAATTTGAATAGCATCAGATAATCTATGCCAGTTCAATCTTTTCCATAGTTCATGTGTTACCACTGAAAAGTTTGTCTGCTACATGTTACAGAAGGTTGTGGTGAGGATGGAGTTCCACACATAATTTCGCAATAAAACTGCAGATGCTTTTTTATAAAGAGaaaggagacaaaaagaaacacctATTTCATAACTAACAATAATGATATTTTCTCCAGCCGGTGATTCAATATACAAAGTTCGTGCTAGTCATTGAGGCGTATGTATGCCATTACTTTCATGGTATATTATTACACACTTGACACACTTGATAAGCATGCCCCACTAAGCATTTTATAAGTGCAGTAGAAACTATAAATGAGTGAGTCAGAGACCTGCTACTGACCAGATGTTAGGTATAGATATTCATGTCCCTCAGAAGTGAAATTGAGGTCATACTTTAACGTTAGATTCTCGAGCAGCTAGACTCTAATAATAGCAAAAATGGTGCATGTTGTTCCTGATACCCAATGCTTTTGAATTGTGTCTCTGGGGGCCACTAGGAGAGCTGTATGTTTTCAGTTATAGCAATGTGAAAATTCGTCTGATGGTGATCATTTGCATTAGTCCAGATTTACTACTACATgtgacaaatatgtaaatatgtaggagcagaaataaacaagaaaaaaaaaaaaacagaaggtgttttggaaaaaaactttaaaactgtGGAACATCTTGTCAAGCCGAATTGGTCATGGACAAAGAAtccagaaaaaaagaattttcAGAGTTCAGGCTTTAGAGGTCAAAGCTTAgaaaacacacaccatcatcagGGCAGTCtctataatttcatttttatataacGCCACAGACTTTAGACTGTACTTTCAAGTCTGCTTTCTCTTACGGTTTCTAAATGTGTCCAAATTCCATATTACACAATTACTCTAAGCAGGTTTTATATATGTAGCGTGCATCTGCAAAAATGTCACTGTGCATACTAAAACAATAACGCTAACCCTTGATTCTGAGTGTGCTCTTGATCTGCACAACTGGGTCATTCTGAGTCAAATCAGACAGAATCCAGGAAAGCGGTTGCAGCACCATCTCAGATTTTGTTCAAAGTTTTGtctatataatacatatatattatatgtataaacACATCCAACCTTATAGGTGGAAACACATTTAGATACTCCCACTACTGAGAGGGCCATTTAGGACACCACTTATTCCTCCTTATACTCTATTCCAATGAAcatactgaaaacatgtttgtccTTTAATTCTTACAATTCCTATGACACAGGAATTCAATAGTCACGGAGAtactgaggcaaaaaaaaatgtaatcctgaaatggacatttttctGCCATAGGTAAAATATCTCTCAAATCTGTGTCT
Protein-coding regions in this window:
- the bmt2 gene encoding S-adenosylmethionine sensor upstream of mTORC1, whose protein sequence is MDPRDNVETGETENIPELLYVPIPDEAPGKKEQEKLSGVVKNVHRKLRRKYREVGDFDKIWREHCEDAQTLSEYALAMKNLADNHWAINCEGEGRIEWCRSVCQEYFLDGGIKRMLEKDEKSATLAMGLTAASVSAQPYSTIPSSISQLGKMRLLDVGSCFNPFLKFDEFLTVGIDIVPAVESVYKCDFLNLQLQQPLQLAGDAVEAFLRQLHNPIDALPAQLFHVVVFSLLLSYFPSPYQRWICCKKAHELLELHGLLLIITPDSSHQNRHALMMRSWRVAVESLGFKRYKYVKYSHMHLIAFRKVSLATTSDLVSRNYPEMLYIPQDFHSNEEEDCADVPVQVRSDFEDDQLAWGFTELPDTPYDSDSGESQSSSVPGFHELEDPILLQS